The nucleotide window CGGAGAGATCGCCTACCGCTCCGGTGACATCGAGTCCGGATTTTCTCACCTGCGCAGGGCGATCGAGCTCGACGACACCTTGCCCTACGACGAACCCTGGGGCTGGATGCAGCCCACCCGGCATGCCTACGGTGCGCTGCTGCTGGAACAGGATCGAGTCGCCGAAGCCGAGGCGGTCTACCGTGCTGATCTTGGTTTCGACCCGTCGGTTCCGCGGTCGCAGCAGCATCCCAACAACGTCTGGGCGCTGCACGGCTACCACGAATGTCTGCAACGGCTGGGCAAACACGAACAGGCCATGATCATCAAGCAACAACTCGACTTCGCCCTGGCGCAGGCCGACGTACCGATCGCATCGTCCTGCTTCTGCCGGCTCGACGTCGGTGATCACTGCGCGCCCGGTTGTACGTGTCGGCACTGCGCCGCCGAGTAACCGGAGCCTCACCGAACACCCGCACCACCTGCAGCCAGCCGCACCGGGTGCAGCCGGTGCGGCTGGCGGTAGGTGGTGCGGGAGTGGGGTAGGCGACCTACACGCGCAGCACGCGGGGGCCTTCGGCGCTGTAACGCTGGGCGGTGGTGCGGGAGAGCCGGGTGCCGGTGACGATCCAGGTCAGCTCGGACACATCGGCGAACTTCGCGAACGCGGTGACGCCGAAGCGGGTGTGCTCGCACAGCAGCGCCGACTGCCGGGCCGCAACCATGGCGGCCGCCTTCGCCTGGGCGACCGCCGGATCCGGCGTGGTCAGCCCGCGCTCCAGGGAGACGCCGTTCGCGCCCATGATCGCCAGATCGACGTTCAACTCGGCGAGCATGTCGGTGGCCCACCGGTCGACCGTGCCCATCGTCGTCGGGCGGAGCCGTCCGCCGACAACGATCACATCGTGATCAGTCTGCCGACCGAGTTCGGCAGCAACGGTCAACGATCTGGTCACCACCGTGAGCCGCTGCAGCTTGCCCATCGGCGCGACCAGATCCTCCGGCAACGCTCCCTCGTCGAGGAACACCGTCTCGACGTCGGCCATCAAGGAGACAGCGGCCTCGGCGATCGCCAACCGCTCCTCGGTTCTCGCCTTGCGCCGATGAATCACCGGTGTCTCGTGACGGCCGATGTCGGTCGGGTAGAACGCGCCGTAGGAGCGAACGATCAGCCGCTGCGCCTCGAGCGTGCGAAGATCACGCCGCAGCGTCGCCGGTGAGATGGCGAACAGGTCGGCGATCTCCGAGACGACGGCGCGACCCTCACTGCGTACGTGATGGAGGATCCGCTGCTGCCGGTCGAACGCACGACCCCGATACGAGCTGGACATCTTCGGTGATTTTTCCACAGGGTGGCCAAGCGTGCGAGAAATGATCACCGTTTGGCCGGTCTCTGACCATCGTCCGATCTCAGAACGCCCCTAGATTGATCCGCGTCCTCGTCATCTTGATGCAGATGGGTGGTAGCCGGTGAGCAGCGGAGCAACCGACCTCGGATCGATCACAGCGACAGCCGGCGACCCGGCGAGGGGAACCGACCAGCTCGCCACCACCAGCGCCGATCGGCGCCCGGGTGCCATCCGCCGGAGGCGCCGCAGCTACCTGCTGTTCGCCGCGTTCGCCTTCCCGAATCTGATCCTGATCGCGGTCTTCGCCTACTGGCCGATCATCGAGAACATCTACCTCAGCTTCACCAGCTGGGACTTCATCTCCCCCAAGGCCGAATGGGTCGGCCTGCTGAACTACACCGGTCTGTTCACCAGTTGGTCCTTCCCGGCGACCCTGCTGCGGACGCTGATCTGGGTTGTCGCCGTGGTGGTCATCACCATGGTCATCGGACTGGCACTGGCGCTGCTGTTCTCCTTGCGGATCCGCGGCACGACGGCGGTTCAGACCCTGGCGTTCTCGCCGCACGTGCTGTCCGGCGCGGCGATCGCCACCATCTGGCTGTTGATCTTCGATCCGAACACCGGGCTCAGCCGGCTGATCTTCAACGCCTTCGGCGCCGACTCGCCGGCCTGGATCACCGACTCCTCCTGGGCGTTACCCGCCTTGATCATCGTGTCGATCTGGAAGGGCCTGGGTTTCGTTGCGATCGTCTACCTGGTTGGCATCCAGCAGATCCCTAACGAGGTTCTGGAGGCGGCCCGGATCGACGGAGCCGGTCGATGGTCGACGCTGACGCAGGTCATCTTCCCGCTGTTGTCGCCGACCACCTTCTTCTTGATCATCACGCAGACGATCTCGGCCTTCCAGGCCTTCGACGTGATCGCGATGATGACCAGCGGTGGACCGGCCGGCGCGACCACCACGCTGAGCTGGTTCATCTACGACGAGGCGTTCAACCGGACCAACGTCGGTGTCTCCAGCGCCGCTTCCATGATCATGTTCGTGATTCTGATGGCGATCACCGCGCTGCAATTTCGATTCGTCGAGCGGAGGGTGCACTACTGATGACTGCGATGCCGACGACGGCGATGACGCCCACCAAGCAGACTCAGGACGCGCAAGTGCGGTCGTCAACCCGGCGGCGTACTCCGTGGTGGGGTGTGGTTGCCCTGGTGGTCGGGGCCTTGGTCTTCTTGATTCCGCTGTACCTCTTCGTCAGTACGGCGTTCAAGACGAACGCCGACATCAACAGTTGGCCGCTACGGCTGATCCCCAGATCACTCACCCTGGAGAACTTCGTCAACGCCTGGGAGCTGGCGCCGTTCGGCCAGTTCTTGATCAACTCGGTGGTGGTCGCGGTGATCGGGATGGCGCTGAAGGTGTTGCTGGCGATCTTCACCGCGTACGCGTTCGCCTACCTGCCGTTCCCGAAGAAGAACTGGCTCTTCCTCTTCATGCTGGGCGCACTGATGGTGCCCGGCCACGTCACCCTGCTGGTCAACTACATCACCGTCGGTCACCTGCACCTGGTCAACACCTACGCCGGTTTGATCCTGCCCGGCATCGCCTCCGCGTTCGGCACCTTCCTGCTCCGGCAGTACTTCCTGTCGATTCCGGCGGAGGTGCTGGAGGCAGCACAGTTGGACGGCGCCGGACATCTGCGCACAATCGGCTCGTTTATCGTGCCGATGGCGCGGCCGGCGATCATCACCGTCGGGCTGATCGCGTTGATCGACGAGTGGAACGGATTCGTCTGGCCGTTGATCGTGACCAACTCGGTGAACATGCGGACGTTGCCGATCGGATTGCTGTACCTGAAGGAGAACGACGGCATCAA belongs to Microlunatus elymi and includes:
- a CDS encoding DeoR/GlpR family DNA-binding transcription regulator gives rise to the protein MIISRTLGHPVEKSPKMSSSYRGRAFDRQQRILHHVRSEGRAVVSEIADLFAISPATLRRDLRTLEAQRLIVRSYGAFYPTDIGRHETPVIHRRKARTEERLAIAEAAVSLMADVETVFLDEGALPEDLVAPMGKLQRLTVVTRSLTVAAELGRQTDHDVIVVGGRLRPTTMGTVDRWATDMLAELNVDLAIMGANGVSLERGLTTPDPAVAQAKAAAMVAARQSALLCEHTRFGVTAFAKFADVSELTWIVTGTRLSRTTAQRYSAEGPRVLRV
- a CDS encoding carbohydrate ABC transporter permease, with the translated sequence MSSGATDLGSITATAGDPARGTDQLATTSADRRPGAIRRRRRSYLLFAAFAFPNLILIAVFAYWPIIENIYLSFTSWDFISPKAEWVGLLNYTGLFTSWSFPATLLRTLIWVVAVVVITMVIGLALALLFSLRIRGTTAVQTLAFSPHVLSGAAIATIWLLIFDPNTGLSRLIFNAFGADSPAWITDSSWALPALIIVSIWKGLGFVAIVYLVGIQQIPNEVLEAARIDGAGRWSTLTQVIFPLLSPTTFFLIITQTISAFQAFDVIAMMTSGGPAGATTTLSWFIYDEAFNRTNVGVSSAASMIMFVILMAITALQFRFVERRVHY
- a CDS encoding carbohydrate ABC transporter permease, whose protein sequence is MTAMPTTAMTPTKQTQDAQVRSSTRRRTPWWGVVALVVGALVFLIPLYLFVSTAFKTNADINSWPLRLIPRSLTLENFVNAWELAPFGQFLINSVVVAVIGMALKVLLAIFTAYAFAYLPFPKKNWLFLFMLGALMVPGHVTLLVNYITVGHLHLVNTYAGLILPGIASAFGTFLLRQYFLSIPAEVLEAAQLDGAGHLRTIGSFIVPMARPAIITVGLIALIDEWNGFVWPLIVTNSVNMRTLPIGLLYLKENDGINDWGALMAGTLFVVLPMAIVLLLAQRYIVAGLAGSAVRR